In Halorubrum sp. BV1, the following proteins share a genomic window:
- a CDS encoding ATP-binding cassette domain-containing protein: MTPEAPEPSDRDAPLVAVDDLAVAFGDVSVVSGVDLRVDRGDLVGLVGPNGAGKTTVLRAIKGTITPDAGSVRLDGESVADLSARETGRRVASVPQETNLAFDFRVRHVVEMGRTPHLGRFDGHGADDERAVREAMDAAGVSRFADRSITAVSGGERQRVLLARALAQETPALLLDEPTASLDVNHAVETLELVRDLVDDGRGALAAIHDLDAAARFCDELVVVANGGVHAAGPPDDVLTAETLRAAFDAEAFVGRSPATGEAAVTAFAAVDDWDASSGRDASDSGHSSGGAVQSDARRIHVVGSGRDAARAIARLAAAGYSLSVGVVPAGDAAAAVAADAAATVVSAPPFEPVDDEALEAAVALASTVDVTVAFGGNAGPNAPVLAAADQVVSVDGDASDEALLAAVREAAPVPDDDPESAREERDPSPS, encoded by the coding sequence GTGACTCCCGAAGCCCCGGAGCCGTCCGACCGCGACGCTCCACTCGTCGCCGTCGACGACCTCGCCGTCGCCTTCGGTGACGTCTCCGTCGTCTCGGGCGTCGACCTCCGCGTCGACCGCGGCGATCTGGTCGGACTGGTCGGCCCGAACGGGGCCGGCAAGACCACGGTCCTCCGGGCTATCAAGGGGACGATCACCCCGGACGCCGGTTCGGTCAGGCTCGACGGCGAGTCGGTCGCGGACCTCTCCGCGCGCGAGACCGGACGCCGCGTCGCGAGCGTCCCCCAAGAGACGAACCTCGCGTTCGACTTCCGAGTGCGACACGTCGTGGAGATGGGACGGACCCCGCACCTCGGGCGGTTCGACGGCCACGGAGCAGACGACGAGCGCGCGGTTCGCGAGGCGATGGACGCCGCCGGCGTGTCCCGGTTCGCCGACCGGTCGATCACCGCCGTGTCCGGCGGCGAACGCCAGCGGGTGCTCCTCGCGCGGGCGCTGGCTCAAGAGACGCCCGCCCTGCTCCTCGATGAACCCACCGCGAGCCTCGACGTGAACCACGCCGTCGAGACACTCGAACTCGTCCGCGACCTCGTCGACGACGGACGCGGCGCGCTCGCGGCGATCCACGACCTCGACGCGGCCGCCCGGTTCTGCGACGAACTCGTCGTCGTCGCGAACGGCGGCGTCCACGCCGCCGGGCCACCGGACGACGTGCTGACCGCGGAGACGCTGCGCGCGGCCTTCGACGCCGAGGCGTTCGTCGGCCGAAGTCCCGCGACCGGCGAGGCCGCGGTGACGGCGTTCGCCGCGGTCGACGACTGGGACGCGTCCAGCGGCCGAGACGCGTCTGATTCCGGTCACTCCTCCGGAGGAGCCGTCCAATCCGACGCCCGTCGGATCCACGTCGTCGGGAGCGGCCGCGACGCGGCACGGGCGATCGCCCGACTCGCCGCCGCCGGCTACAGTCTCTCCGTCGGCGTCGTTCCCGCGGGTGACGCGGCCGCCGCGGTCGCCGCGGACGCGGCCGCGACAGTCGTCTCCGCTCCGCCGTTCGAGCCGGTGGACGACGAGGCGCTGGAGGCTGCGGTCGCCCTCGCGAGCACGGTCGACGTGACGGTCGCGTTCGGCGGGAATGCGGGACCGAACGCGCCCGTTCTCGCGGCCGCCGACCAGGTCGTCTCCGTCGACGGAGACGCGAGCGACGAGGCGCTACTGGCGGCGGTTCGCGAGGCCGCCCCCGTCCCCGACGACGATCCGGAGAGCGCTCGCGAAGAGCGCGATCCGAGCCCGAGTTAA
- the btuC gene encoding vitamin B12 ABC transporter permease BtuC, whose amino-acid sequence MHAWTRSMAWSAALAATLVAVMVVSAAIGPVTIPPTEVLKAVVNVLVVPVGVEFTSLGGGPLLLPGVDVAYRSPFAFPVDDVHRQIVVGVRLPRILLAALVGFALAAAGTVMQGFFRNPMADPSIIGVSSGAAAGAVAFIVFPVAVSATVTLPLVGAVDVGVSDGTGVSLFAFVGALAAAFGVYAIATTRGRTPVATLLLAGVAVQTFLGAVISYLQLRAGESLRRVVAWLMGHLSGAAWSDVAVTAVVVPPLFVLLLAYARDLNVLLLGEEEARGLGVAVERTKRILLCASALITAAGVAFAGVIGFVGLIVPHMLRLVVGPDHRVLLPTAALAGGSFLVAADTVARAGSTELPVGIVTAAVGAPFFVYLLVNREVHEL is encoded by the coding sequence ATGCACGCGTGGACGCGGTCGATGGCGTGGTCCGCGGCGCTCGCGGCGACGCTCGTCGCCGTGATGGTGGTGAGCGCCGCGATCGGTCCGGTCACCATCCCGCCTACGGAGGTGCTGAAGGCGGTCGTGAACGTGCTCGTCGTCCCCGTGGGCGTCGAGTTCACGTCGCTCGGCGGCGGACCGCTGTTGCTGCCGGGCGTCGACGTCGCCTACCGCTCGCCGTTCGCCTTCCCCGTCGACGACGTCCACCGCCAGATCGTCGTCGGGGTGCGGCTCCCGCGGATCCTTTTGGCCGCGCTCGTCGGCTTCGCGCTCGCGGCCGCCGGAACCGTCATGCAGGGGTTCTTCCGCAACCCGATGGCGGACCCGTCGATCATCGGCGTCTCCTCGGGCGCGGCCGCCGGCGCGGTCGCGTTCATCGTGTTTCCCGTCGCGGTCTCCGCCACCGTCACCCTCCCGCTCGTGGGCGCGGTCGACGTGGGCGTCTCGGACGGCACCGGGGTGAGCCTCTTCGCGTTCGTCGGCGCGCTCGCGGCCGCGTTCGGCGTCTACGCGATCGCGACCACTCGCGGTCGGACGCCCGTGGCGACTCTCCTCCTCGCCGGCGTCGCCGTCCAGACGTTTCTCGGCGCGGTGATCTCGTACCTCCAGTTACGGGCCGGCGAGTCGCTCCGCCGCGTCGTCGCGTGGCTCATGGGTCACCTCTCGGGCGCCGCGTGGAGCGACGTGGCCGTCACCGCGGTCGTCGTGCCGCCGCTTTTCGTTCTGCTTCTCGCGTACGCGCGCGACCTGAACGTCCTGTTGCTCGGCGAAGAGGAGGCGCGCGGACTCGGGGTCGCCGTCGAACGTACGAAGCGAATCCTGCTCTGTGCCTCCGCGCTCATCACCGCCGCGGGGGTCGCCTTCGCCGGCGTGATCGGCTTCGTCGGGCTGATCGTCCCGCACATGCTCCGGCTCGTGGTCGGCCCTGACCACCGCGTCCTGCTCCCGACTGCGGCGCTCGCCGGCGGCTCGTTCCTCGTCGCCGCAGACACCGTGGCCCGCGCCGGGAGCACGGAGCTTCCGGTCGGCATCGTCACCGCCGCCGTCGGCGCGCCCTTCTTCGTCTACCTGCTCGTGAACCGGGAGGTGCACGAGCTGTGA
- a CDS encoding PGF-CTERM-anchored ABC transporter substrate-binding protein produces the protein MRLTSVFVAALLVTSAIAGGVTAATVNAQPAVTHVDHAAAHPVASADPVTSGGVQSQAQASHGGGASDACEFPVELTDATGTTVTLDERPERIVTVNPSAAQTLWEIGARDRVVGVTQFAAYLDGAGEKTDVSAEGLGVSVEKVVNADPDLVLAPNASADQVADLREQGLTVYHFPAATSVDDIAAKTTTTGRLVGNCEAAAATNEEMAAAVADAEARTADVDRPKALYPLGDGFVAGGDTFIDEIMRVGGVDNVAAEEGDGYPQLSNEVILQTDPELIIVTDPDAPLLDEEPYASTTAGVERNYVVLDRNYLNQPAPRSVIETTTTLSTAIADRQAQAGSGDGASGADDGTGAAAPGFGVVAAVLATLAVAVRASRR, from the coding sequence ATGCGACTCACATCCGTCTTCGTCGCGGCGCTGCTCGTGACGAGCGCGATCGCCGGCGGCGTCACCGCCGCGACCGTGAACGCCCAGCCAGCGGTAACACACGTCGACCACGCCGCCGCTCACCCTGTCGCCTCTGCGGACCCCGTCACGTCCGGCGGTGTACAGTCGCAGGCGCAGGCCAGCCACGGCGGCGGGGCCTCCGACGCGTGTGAATTCCCGGTCGAACTGACGGACGCGACGGGGACGACGGTCACGCTCGACGAGCGACCCGAGCGGATCGTGACGGTAAACCCATCGGCCGCCCAGACGCTCTGGGAGATCGGCGCGCGCGACCGCGTCGTCGGCGTGACGCAGTTCGCGGCGTACCTCGACGGGGCCGGAGAGAAGACGGACGTCTCGGCCGAGGGACTCGGCGTCAGCGTCGAGAAGGTCGTGAACGCCGATCCCGACCTCGTGCTCGCCCCGAACGCCTCCGCCGATCAGGTTGCGGACCTCCGCGAGCAGGGGCTCACCGTCTATCACTTCCCCGCGGCGACGAGCGTCGACGACATCGCGGCGAAGACGACGACGACCGGCCGGCTGGTCGGCAACTGCGAGGCAGCGGCGGCGACCAACGAGGAGATGGCCGCGGCCGTCGCCGACGCGGAAGCGCGGACCGCGGACGTCGACCGGCCGAAAGCGCTGTACCCGCTCGGCGACGGGTTCGTCGCCGGCGGCGACACGTTCATCGACGAGATCATGCGCGTCGGCGGCGTCGACAACGTCGCCGCCGAGGAGGGCGACGGCTACCCGCAGCTGTCGAACGAGGTGATCCTCCAGACCGACCCCGAACTGATCATCGTCACCGATCCCGACGCGCCGCTCCTCGACGAGGAGCCGTACGCGAGCACGACCGCGGGCGTCGAGCGGAACTACGTCGTCTTGGACCGGAACTACCTCAACCAGCCCGCGCCGCGCAGCGTGATCGAGACGACGACGACGCTCTCGACTGCAATCGCGGACAGACAGGCACAAGCCGGCAGCGGTGACGGCGCGAGCGGGGCGGACGACGGGACCGGCGCTGCCGCACCCGGCTTCGGCGTCGTCGCCGCCGTACTCGCAACGCTCGCGGTCGCGGTGCGGGCGAGCCGACGCTGA
- a CDS encoding MBL fold metallo-hydrolase, producing the protein MTVRYDEFTVEWLGYATARLEPADGPVAYTDPGRYGVLDDYWARDGDLVVVTHDHHYDPAGIRSVAADHATVVIYDAVDSAGIDRDVEPIESLAADYDVVRVDDEAQVDVDTPAGVATCWTVPAHNDPEGPNAGPDGSVVHPPGLGCGFLLSVGGRTVFWPGDSDALDGFAELDVSIFLANIAGGGLVSDRHAAADLAEELDPDLVVPIHYDTFDRLEADGEAFAGDVAARSIPVALDARSANQ; encoded by the coding sequence ATGACCGTTCGATACGACGAGTTCACCGTGGAGTGGCTCGGCTACGCGACGGCGCGGCTGGAGCCCGCGGACGGCCCTGTCGCGTACACCGACCCCGGCCGATACGGCGTCTTGGACGACTACTGGGCACGCGACGGCGACCTCGTCGTCGTCACCCACGACCACCACTACGACCCCGCGGGGATCCGGTCTGTCGCCGCCGACCACGCGACGGTCGTGATCTACGACGCCGTCGATTCCGCCGGTATCGACCGCGACGTGGAGCCGATCGAATCGCTCGCGGCCGACTACGACGTGGTCCGCGTCGACGACGAGGCGCAGGTTGATGTCGACACTCCCGCCGGCGTGGCTACGTGCTGGACCGTCCCGGCGCACAACGACCCCGAGGGGCCGAACGCCGGCCCGGACGGCTCGGTGGTCCACCCGCCGGGGCTCGGCTGCGGCTTCCTCCTCTCTGTCGGCGGTCGCACCGTGTTCTGGCCCGGCGACTCCGACGCGCTCGACGGGTTCGCCGAGCTCGACGTTTCGATATTCCTCGCGAACATCGCCGGTGGCGGACTCGTCTCCGACCGCCATGCCGCGGCCGACCTCGCCGAGGAGCTCGATCCGGATCTGGTCGTTCCCATCCATTACGACACCTTCGACCGGCTGGAAGCCGACGGCGAAGCGTTCGCGGGCGACGTTGCGGCGCGATCGATCCCGGTCGCGCTCGACGCGCGCTCGGCGAACCAGTAG